One stretch of Macrotis lagotis isolate mMagLag1 chromosome 7, bilby.v1.9.chrom.fasta, whole genome shotgun sequence DNA includes these proteins:
- the BAMBI gene encoding BMP and activin membrane-bound inhibitor homolog, which yields MDRHSSYIFIWLQIELCAMAILLTKGEIRCYCDAAHCVATGYMCKSELNACFSRLLDPQNTNSPLTHGCLDSIASRADICQAKQAQNHSGTAVPTLECCHEDMCNYRGLHDVLSAPKGETSGQGNRYQPDSSRNLITKVQELTSSKELWFRAAVIAVPIAGGLILVLLIMLALRMLRSENKRLQDQRQQMISRLHYSFHGHHSKKGQVAKLDLECMVPVSGHENCCMTCDKMRQTDLSNEKILSLVHWGMYSGHGKLEFV from the exons ATGGATCGCCATTCCAGCTACATCTTCATCTGGCTGCAGATCGAGCTGTGCGCCATGGCCATCCTGCTCACCAAAG gtGAAATCCGATGTTACTGTGATGCAGCCCATTGTGTCGCAACTGGCTATATGTGTAAATCGGAGCTGAATGCCTGTTTCTCTAGACTTCTTGACCCCCAGAATACGAATTCCCCACTTACTCATGGCTGCCTGGACTCTATTGCAAGCAGAGCAGACATCTGCCAAGCCAAACAGGCACAAAACCACTCCGGCACCGCTGTGCCCACATTGGAATGTTGTCATGAAGATATGTGCAATTATAGAGGTCTGCATGATGTTCTCTCTGCTCCCAAGGGTGAGACCTCAG GACAAGGAAACCGATATCAGCCTGACAGCAGCCGGAATCTCATCACCAAGGTCCAGGAGCTGACCTCTTCCAAAGAATTGTGGTTCAGAGCGGCCGTCATCGCTGTGCCCATAGCTGGTGGGCTGATCTTAGTGTTGCTTATCATGTTAGCTCTGAGGATGCTCCGCAGTGAAAACAAGAGACTTCAGGACCAGCGGCAGCAGATGATTTCCCGATTGCACTATAGTTTTCATGGACACCATTCCAAAAAGGGACAGGTGGCAAAGTTAGACTTAGAATGCATGGTGCCAGTCAGTGGGCATGAGAACTGCTGTATGACCTGtgataaaatgagacaaacagaCCTCAGCAACGAGAAAATCCTCTCACTGGTTCACTGGGGAATGTACAGTGGGCATGGGAAGCTGGAATTTGTATGA